Genomic window (Ailuropoda melanoleuca isolate Jingjing chromosome 7, ASM200744v2, whole genome shotgun sequence):
GTGGTGACTGCCTTTTGTAGACTTCTTCCAAGCACAGGTTTTTATTCTGAGAGACAAAGGGAAAGCGGCTGACCGTGAACCGAAACATTTACACAGATCTTCATTTATAAAGTTGTGATCCAGctgtctcattttcctttctcaaaaatcACTTTCTGAGGATGGCTCAGAAAAAAGCATCATCATGCCCACCTGGCTTTAGGTCTTTAGGTGTCACCGAAATGGCAGTACACTGGTGCTGCCCTGAGACAGGTCAAGGCTATGCATTTCAGATGAAGtctatctcttcttttctttaaatctaatcTGTTTGGAGAAACGGCCCAAGAAGCATCATCTTGAAACATGCTTGTTTGAACATTCACATGGTCACAAGTCCTGAACACGTACAACTGGCCTTATCCTGAACATTATACACAGACTGTCAAAATGTTCACCAGGGAGAAAgaggatttatcaatttttaaaaattcagtaagaaagTGAGAATCAATGCCATCAAGTTAAAATGATCTCTAACAGTGCATATATTCTGTTGTTTCAAAGTAGAACAGTGAAATGAAATTCACGTATCTCTCATTTAAAATTACAATGTATTCTGGAAATGATATTAAATCTGAAGGGTTGGGAggagaatatttaaagaagaaaatatttaattgagaAATGTCAAATAATGAcatgaggttttgtttgttcatttccaCCATTCTTCCAAGACCACTTGGAAGATCATTTCCTGTAAACTACTCCATAGACCATTGAGGCTCAACAGTGGGCCTTGTATCTGAAAGAAGATCTTCAGGATGTGAAAAGTATTCCTGGAATATTTACATGTAAAGAAACGCCTTTGTTTTAAGAAGTCATCTGGTAGCCAGTTGTGAGCTCAGCTGCTAAACTGCTGGTATTCTAGGGACACTGTCTGTgcctccagccccatccccaAAAAGTGACAGATTTGGGTAGTGAATCCAATTCCAGCTGAATCTGTGAACTGCACATGCCAGAACTGTAGGACTAGCAGAGACTTCAAAAGTTCCTCTAGCCTTTCTAGGCTTTCAGAAGGAACTGCCTACTGGGACTTTACTTGGGATagccttttataattttctaaggATGCTTATGGAAATGTTCTTACAGCCTAACTCAGGACCTCTTAGAGAGGTAGGAAAGGTAAATGTTATTgcacaaatgggaaaactgaaaaatcaagactAAACTGTGAGCTAGCCCAGAGTAAGTAGCAGATAGGAACTAATAATGATGCAAATCTTCATAATTTTCCTCTTCCCATCACAGTTGAGAAAACTAAGAACATAGTTCAGGTGTGGAGTCTAGTCCTTCCTCTGTCACTGTCTAGCTGTGTACCCTGAGTCAATCATGTCTttgtggctcagtttcctcaagtGAGAATGGTAATTCCTGCTCTACCAAGGAGCTGTAAGGAACACACAATATGCATAGTCCCTTCTTCACCCATGCTAGGAAAAGAGGATGTAAAATCCTTACTACTTGAATGATAGGAAAATTGAGACCAGATGATACAACAAGTTAGGATGAGAAGCCCAAGTCCTCCTGGCTTATCTTCTAATGAGATATTTCTTTTGTCAAATCAGTTAGCTTCTTTGtctctcagtttcttcagctaGACTTAGGAGGTCTTTCCAGAACAAAGaatatttcttcctattcagCCCATAAGGTTTCTATCCTAGTTTTCTTTCCTATACATCATGCTGCCTCTGAAACTCTATTTTCCCTAAAGATGAATGGCTAAGACATTTACATGCTATAAAAAGGCAAGGGATTGCCAAATCAGTGTGACACATTTGAGTCCCACagtgattctctctcttttttttttttttttaaggattgttaGGAGCCTGTAGCAGCCTAATGGAATTAAAATCACCAAGCAAAGCATAATGAGGAGTAGGAGTCAAATTATTTTAGGAACTACTAAGACACTGTATGTGGCCTACTCAGAGAAACTCACTAAGATCATTAGCCTGTATGACACCCAGCAGGGACAGCCATCTCAGAAGTGTCCCCTCCTTGCCAGGGATCATTAATGCTGCTCAGCTCTGACCACAGCAGCCAATGTCAGCCCCTCAAAGAATCAGCCACTTAATTAGATCTGGAGAACAGAAGGGAAAGGCAAGTTTTCAAGATAAAATGCAGGGCAGAGTTTAGGAAAAGGGAAAGCCAGGGGCAGAATGGATCTTTTCACATTAGTCTTTCACTACATCTGACAcaaggagatttaaaaatttacaacAAATGGATTGAATGCCATAAAGAGCTAGGAAGAGCATCTTTTCTGGACTTGAAGAGTCATCTGCCCGGAGGGATCATCCTCCCTCAGACTGCATTCCTCGCCCCCACGTGGACTTAGTGGGCTGGAGGCCCAGGCAGAAACTGGCTGTGACTTTTCCAGTGATGAAGGAGAGGGTGTCTGAGACACACTGCACCCACACTTGCAGCCTGGGGAATCATGTGGTATCCCGCTTGCTACCTGCCTGTCAGTCTGCTTTGCTTCTGGTGTTCCTCACAGGGACTACATTAGGAGGGAGAACATGGTGAAGAGCGTTCTTTACCTCCTGGCTGAGAGAAAATTATTCCTTCTCCACAGCCATTAACACACTTACACACACCATAACCTTATTTTGGTCCAACCCTTTACAATTCACAAAGTGTTTCCATGCCTATTTTCTTGATCCCTGAATAACACAGAGAGGGGATGGGGCAAGTGCTatacatttcacagatgagaaaagtgaaacTCAGAATAATATAGGCCATTTGCCCAACATCCCAAAGGTAAAGGGGGATTCAGGCCTCCCTCAAACCTACATCTGTTGGCAAACCTTATACTTTCTACCATTCAAAGGGAATCCAaccttttttcttctaaattaatcTGAAGTTTTTTTATTCGGTACTAAAATATGCAGAACAAGGTACACAGGTagatcaaaaagaagaaacatgaagaaatggcCCCTCAtttcaaggaaatgaatttttataaacaaatcAAATTATAAATGTTCAACAAAAAGCAAACTTACATGTGTGGCATCATTCTTCAAAGTGTGGTAGAGATAAATACCGGCTTGGAAGGTGCTAACGGGCTGGAGGTGTACGGAGTTAATTTTCTGGAGAAGGGAGGTTTGGCACTGACTTTTTGGGTCCTATTCTCAGAGCATCCACTTGGAGCATCTGTTGAAATCACAGCAGATGGAACACatcagaaatgtattttcctttttatttattttagttcctTGGAGAATCCTGGCACCTAGGTACTGTGGAggtaaaataaaagttcatttttatatcatcatTTGTAATGTAATGACATAAACATTATCTATTTCTGGAGAAGTAATTTCGTTCCCTTCCCTTCTTGAAGTGAAAACTAGAAATGAGATTTAAATGTGATATTTTGTGAATAATGCACTCagctattttttgttgtttgtttgtttttgcagtgCCAATGGACACCTGATCCCCTGCTGCCtttgtttgaaaacaaagaaGTTTTGTTGTGCTGATTTAACTGCCTACAATCTTTGCTGATGCTATCGtttaaaaaatgctgattctGCCCTTTTTAACCCCTGTGTGAAACTGACTTCTAACATACTTGTGCATTCTTTGACCCTGCATAAAGATGTCTGAACCTGACTCTTCATCTGTATTTTCGGGTAACGTGGAGAATGGAACTTTCCTTGAGCTATTTCCCACATCCCTGTCCACATCAGTGGACCCTTCCTCAGGCCACCTGTCGAATGTCTACATCTATGTGTCCATATTCCTCAGCCTTTTAGcatttctgcttctgcttttaaTCATTGCCCTCCAGAGGCTCAAAAATATCATCTCCTCCAGTTCCTCCTACCCGGAGTATCCAAGTGATGCTGGAAGTTCTTTCACCAATTTGGAAGTATGTAGTATTTCCTCTCAAAGGTCCACTTTCTCAAACCTTTCCTCATGAAGAAGATGGAAGAATTCCTGAATGCTGCAGCAGCCTAGGTTTTCCCTTGCAGGAAGTGTCACATGAACCAGTTgcttcatgaaagaaataacccCATTCTTTTCCAACCAATTAGACCTGTTTCTCCTCCTTCACCCCTCATTTCTTGTTCCATTCATGATGCTTTTCATTTGTGAATGTAGGAGTTGATGCTGACTCAGAGAAATGTGTGCAAACCTCGAGGGGCAGAATTTCACACAAACCACCTGACAAATCGGAGCAGACCTCTTCAAGGTGAATCAGTTCATTTCACTCTGCTGGACACCTGAGGCAGAACTCATCTGAGGCGGCCTCACAGTGGGTGCTGGATATGGACTCCTGTACTTCATTTCTCTTACAAAACCGTGAAACCAACTGAGCTTGCAGAAACTGAGCTACTTAGAAGATATTCtccatatttaaaagataaaatggaaacaccaaattagaaaaaaagagtcAATTTAGATTTAATGTATAACATTTCTAAGACCTGAGGCAAAATatgctaaatgttttattttcactttaacacatgaaaatcacatttattgatgAATTAAGTCATCATGGAGAAGTTCTAGAAGAGCTTAACTTTGAATAGCAAGACAAGTATGTGTTATGATGCAGTCTGTAAGTATTTTTgcctcttgggtttttttttctatttacattaTAGTCATAATACCCCTACTGTTGTAGAATTCTTTGTGATAATTGCTGTTACTAAGAGAAACACCCTAAGAGACAgcaagaagtttttattttatatctatactTTCCATTAGTGGAAATTAAGCATATGGAAAATATTCACTTAGTTCTGTTTTCTGCAGTAATAACTCCTAGCAGTCATGTAAGCATGTTCCTTTATTCAGTTTCATAGTCTTATCATTTTAGCGCAGAATTCTGTTAAGGCTCCCAGATGTCAGATGTTTGCTCACTCACATTAGGTTGCAAAACTTAAGAGACTAAATTGCTAATATACATGTTATTATATACTCCATGAATGTTACAGGTCTCTGATAATTAGTTGTTCTACGTTAACGTAATGCTTTGCATTAGAATTCCAGGATGtgggtttttattaaaaattgtagACATTCAAGTTATGTCACTGCTGGGAGCTTAGTGATCATGGGTGCCATGATACTGTGGTCACCCAAGCACTGAACTTAGGGGCTTTGTCCATGAAATGAGGCATACATGTGAGCACAGACTTCGAATATGGAAGAAATCAAGCtccctctaaaaacaaaacaaagcaaataaactACAGCTTCTTCAGagtaagaattttaatttaattttaaaaacaaatggccCACAGCATAAACATTGAACGTCATCAGCCTACGGAGCCCACTGCATCAACAGGCCGTCTTCCCATGGCAACTGGATCATTTcttattcaaaacattttctaatcTTAAATAGTGGAGTTTCAATACACGCTTTGGAATGATTGTGCAGGTGATACCCTCTAGTAACTCAAACAGGGTAAAGAATCCACCATTTTTACAAGGTATATCTTTGTCATTCTAAAATGCTAAGAGAGATGAGGACTGGTAATGAGGATCtgaagtttcttcttcttttttttttttaatccataagcTTCACTTAAATCAGACCACATTGACCTATTTATatcaaaaatgtccccagacactGTAAGACCTGCACAGAGTTGCTGTCCTAAAATGTGTAATTAGTGAAAAATATGCCTCCGCTGCCATTAAAGCATGGCGGTGTGTTGCAGTGTTATTATGTGGTATAAATGTTGGACTAGATGAACTCCACTATTTTAGATCATTATCAGCAGCCTatcaatatgtgtgtgtgtactaatgtacatatatattttttcacacaCTCCCAATTAAAAGTTACGTGGAAGCTACAGGATTACAGAGAAATCTGTGTTACCACTTTTGCTTGTTGATTAATTTTGTGCTACTTTGGTTATTGAGGGAGAAAGGATATGGATACAgcgatttaaaaaataataataaagaaacaagtTTGCCGAACAATAGGACAATCTGAGTATGATCTGTGCTAAGGGGTAGATTTATACGCTTTCTTTCTGAGAATAAAACTGCTTTTAGAAAAATCTGCAGGCctacccctgcccaccccccactgccgCAATGGTTCTTGCTCTCTGGGTTAAGTAAAGTAATTAGAAACAACATTCACGAATGAAAATTAAGACTTGTCAGTTTTGCCAGGATAACAGATTGTACAATTTGAGATGAATCTGTGTTGTCTAAGAAGTTCAGAAAGGTTGGAATACTGgtttataaataaagaagtaGAGCCCATTGAAAGCCTGGTTCTTCTCTTACTGTTTTCAGTGAGGTGGTACACAGTCTTCTCTCCTAGGGAGGCTTTTCTATTACtctttttctgcacatcctctctGAAGCAGGGTCAATAAGTGACCTCAATGTCAGCCTCCGTCCACCCCTGCAAGAGTCCCCAAGACTTGGGGCACTGAGTTCCATACTTCCCTGATCAGAAGATTCACTTGGATGCTAGGAAAAAATCCTGGTTCCCAGGCCACAGCCCAGACCTGAGAAGTGGAGCCAGAGAACTGGTATTTCTAACAAGGACCCTGCGTGATGCTCATGATCAGTGGGACACGTGGTGGCAATGATATTGCTCTAGCGTATTTGCGGAGACAAGAGGTCTTACCTCTCGTCCACTGCCCAAGCAACTGCTGTTTCTCCAAGCTAAGTTTCCCTTCCATGCGCAGCTCAcagcacccaccccccaccccaaacctactCACTTTCCTGCAAGGGCCTGATCTCCAGGCATCCTCCTCAGTGGAAAACTGCTACCATCATACTGGGCTCAGTATAATCGGGACGTGAGGAAGGTCACATCCCTTCTTCCCCACAACACCACTTTCATAAGACCATGTGCATGTAACAGATGAAGTTAGAGGACTGGGGGCTGAGGgatttataaaatgagagaaaatattttacactGTATTAGTATACCAGACTATTCTCACAATCCAGTAGCATGACT
Coding sequences:
- the SERTM1 gene encoding serine-rich and transmembrane domain-containing protein 1 — protein: MSEPDSSSVFSGNVENGTFLELFPTSLSTSVDPSSGHLSNVYIYVSIFLSLLAFLLLLLIIALQRLKNIISSSSSYPEYPSDAGSSFTNLEVCSISSQRSTFSNLSS